From Variimorphobacter saccharofermentans, one genomic window encodes:
- the tnpA gene encoding IS66 family insertion sequence element accessory protein TnpA, with the protein MFNQESYRLWKQRIQEQKISGVTIPEWCEKNQLSPHAYYYWRKIIRTHKEDPTVSQSTSFAEINQTEKISVSSCGVSLTWKDVSIQISSKQEALLAAEVIRALQSSC; encoded by the coding sequence ATGTTCAATCAGGAAAGTTATAGACTATGGAAACAGAGAATACAGGAACAAAAAATCAGCGGGGTGACAATACCGGAATGGTGCGAGAAAAATCAGTTATCTCCTCATGCATACTATTACTGGAGAAAGATCATTCGTACACATAAGGAAGACCCGACCGTTTCTCAATCGACATCATTTGCTGAAATTAATCAAACTGAGAAGATCTCCGTTTCATCGTGTGGAGTGTCGCTAACCTGGAAAGACGTCAGTATCCAGATTTCATCGAAGCAAGAAGCCCTCTTAGCAGCAGAGGTAATTCGAGCGCTGCAATCCTCATGTTGA
- the tnpB gene encoding IS66 family insertion sequence element accessory protein TnpB (TnpB, as the term is used for proteins encoded by IS66 family insertion elements, is considered an accessory protein, since TnpC, encoded by a neighboring gene, is a DDE family transposase.): MLSSFISGAEHIYLACGATDFRKQAESLVAMVTMKFKLDPYSPVCVFLFCNKNKTAIKVLRYDKNGFILASKKLLEGMKFQWPKTEEEVKDISFRQVEWLLEGLSIEQQKAHRDIMLELKNTCY, encoded by the coding sequence ATGTTGAGCTCTTTCATTTCAGGGGCGGAACATATTTATCTTGCATGTGGGGCGACTGATTTTCGAAAACAGGCTGAATCACTGGTAGCAATGGTTACCATGAAATTCAAGCTCGATCCGTATTCCCCTGTATGTGTATTCCTTTTCTGCAATAAAAATAAAACTGCGATTAAAGTACTCCGCTACGATAAGAACGGATTTATTCTAGCTAGCAAAAAACTTCTGGAAGGGATGAAATTTCAATGGCCAAAAACCGAAGAAGAGGTAAAGGATATTTCATTCCGTCAGGTTGAATGGCTGTTGGAAGGGCTTTCGATTGAGCAGCAAAAAGCTCACCGAGATATTATGTTAGAACTGAAAAACACCTGCTACTGA